The following proteins are co-located in the Osmia bicornis bicornis unplaced genomic scaffold, iOsmBic2.1, whole genome shotgun sequence genome:
- the LOC123989122 gene encoding uncharacterized protein LOC123989122 yields the protein MFHHLTSEIPSLVSMDYPVDTQSAKKLLSKCMSDCFRVDGSQRNCYRGHDPFGNPSANLSTLPSFLTKAFHNINPRTMQACIHARWANKWPVGLKTFSRAAPACTSGVDFTVGPAYPLAATSFSHSPETTLRSEDNHTVNHTVTGITPLRWHKLHRDHTGTQIG from the exons ATGTTTCATCACCTGACTAGTGAAATTCCTTCCCTGGTCAGTATGGATTACCCTGTGGACACCCAATCTGCTAAAAAATTGCTCAGTAAATGCATGAGCGACTGTTTTCGTGTCGATGGTTCTCAAAG AAACTGTTACCGAGGTCACGATCCCTTTGGGAATCCCAGTGCCAACTTGTCCACGCTGCCTAGTTTCCTTACTAAGGCATTCCACAACATCAACCCTAGGACCATGCAAGCATGTATTCACGCACGCTGGGCAAATAAATGGCCTGTCgggttgaaaacattttccCGTGCCGCACCCGCATGTACATCTGGGGTGGATTTCACGGTGGGTCCAGCATATCCACTAGCTGCGACCTCATTCTCACACTCACCCGAAACCACTCTTCGAAGTGAGGACAACCACACAGTAAACCACACAGTAACGGGGATCACACCCCTGCGCTGGCACAAGCTGCACCGGGACCACACAGGCACCCAAATAGGATGA
- the LOC123989123 gene encoding uncharacterized protein LOC123989123 produces MLGSSSDANVHPSNKSSLGSLQPLLNNAIKGVVTIPSKLPKTVEELIVLIKSTFAQSFNLNYTQNELKAVYRRESETIEEYGFRVNDILDRGVQAAKENLNSKEFGEVKKLLMTSAMTGFLRVILKN; encoded by the exons ATGTTAGGTTCTTCTTCAGATGCGAATGTGCATCCGTCAAATAAATCGAGTCTAGGCTCATTGCAACCTCTTTTAAATAACGCAATTAAGGGTGTGGTTACGATACCGTCTAAGCTTCCAAAAACCGTCGAAGAATTGATAGTTCTAATCAAATCCACATTTGCtcaaagttttaatttaaactatACCCAAAATGAATTAAAGGCTGTATATCGTCGTGAAAGCGAAACAATAGAAGAGTACGGATTTCGAGTAAATGATATTCTAGATCGCGGGGTACAGGCGgcgaaagaaaatttgaattcgaAGGAATTTGGGgaagttaaaaaattgcttATGACGAGCGCGATGACCGGATTTTTAAG GGTGATATTAAAGAATTAA